The genomic window AATACGACGCTTTTCATTTTTGCCCacgtgaaaaacaaacaagaacGAATAAGTAGTCGAGGTGTACAGAGACGGTCCTAGGTGAGCGTCTGCGTATCAGGTTAAAGTCAGTTGGAACAGGCTCTATGCTACTAATACCGCAGACCGAATTGTATGCCGATTTCTGACTACCCAACATATTGGTTTATGAAATCAGATTCTTACCTCAGCACTAATGAGATCGGAAAAATGCGACAGAAGATACCACACTGATGATAGTAATTTGATTGATAAAAACCGGAAAGTCGCATTCGTACTTGATGTACCTTCGAATTTTTATGAATCTTGAGATGctcatttttttctgaccTCAATTCTCAATTGGCCGGGAATACGAAAACTACCCAGACGATAACGTAGAAAATATCAAGTCGGTAAATTTGATTCGGTCGGGCGCTGGTTCTCAGTTGATACACATTACCGACTGTGTATAAGGTACTTTGCGATATACTTACCGTCCACAATATCTGACCCACAAGCTAGAGATCTAATTGCTGGTATTTAATCACTAGCGACACAAATGCCAGATCGACCCGTGACAACTACGACGCGGCGAATTCTGAGCGGGAAAATATCTGTTCAAAATAACCTCCGTCGCTGGTTCacgctattttttttcacgcagaTACATAGCAAATTTGAGAGACACTAATCATTCAtaagtgtgaaaaatatttttgtaaacttTTTAGGAACTTACAGATGACTGACGACTGTCTGTCTCAAACGATGACCCTGTAAAAGTAGGAACTAATATCAAAGGGTCCACATCGACCGTCGAGGAACATGGGACTGAACAAGGCTTCGTTTCTGAAGGCGTTGATTGTGCTTTGCACACGGTCATCCTGCCGCAGGCCCACGGATCGACCGGTACTGGATTCGGCGTTTCGTCGCAGGACCAATTTTCGCCGATCGTTCGCACACTTTCACCAGGATCATGTTTCAGATACATCCACTGGGATAAACACACTAGATGTTTGCATAATAAACTTAGAGATGAAAGAAAACGTGAAAAACGTTGTGTGCGTAGGTTAATCTAAACTGGGAAAAGTAAATATGTTTAGTAGGCTTGTTTACGTTGAACAATCTCATCCACGCGAGGTATGAACAGTGCACGACAAAAGCGTAGGACTTCTTCTCTAGATATCTAGCATACAACACATTCATCGCTCGGCAAATAAGCTCTTCTCGAATCGAGTTCACGATAAAGTCTTGTTCCGCATCGTCAAGAATTTCACGCCACTTGATCGAAGGAATGTCAGACGGGTGACGGGCTACACCCGACGGACTCCTAGAGTCCTTATCCTTTTCTGGCAGCTCTGAATCGCTGACGATACTTTTACCCGAACTTCTGCGATTTGAGTTGACCGATTTGCGTCGCAACTTATTCATGATTCTAGCGTAACGTGTAtctatgatgaaaaaatttcaaaactgaaACTGACTTGAAACTAGCAACGGATCGCGCGGATAGTTCAGAGCCGAATTAGCGTTACGTTATTTTGCGGCTAGATGGCGCAGGATGCACCTGATTCAAGATGTCTGTCTTAAACTCTTATCGAAAGACAGTAGACTGTCGTCACTGTAGAAACAGTGAAATCAGTTGAGCCGTCGTAGTGGCACACGATGCGCGGTAACATTTTGTTCAAGCTATGAAGAGGGTATTAAACAACCATAAGGGCTGATCAATTTCCCAAGGCCGGCCGTATGATACGCCGATACCGGTCTTTAAATTATAAATCCCACAAATTGTTGGATTACTTCTTTTTTGCTATTCTTCGCCTTATGCGGATAGCGCCAAGCAGCCACAATACGTACAAGGATCCGACTTCTACCTCAATTACGTAGAAAAGTGCAGTTGTTTCGAGGTTTAACCGCTGCAATCAGTGGTTGCACATTGTACAACAATCGCGCTTCTAAAATGATGGCTGATGATTCGAGTGTACGAGTGGCAGTCAGGTAtgtgattaattattacgTGTACATAAAAGTCTTGATTTGTTTTCCTAACAGAATGCCAattagtcgatttttttttgtcatagTTCTGTCTTCTGAGCGCATAAATGGAGATAGCTTTCCGAGCTGCGTGGGGGGTCCAAGAAACGTAATCCTCTATAAGGAAATTTGTCATTCTTAGGATACCTAATTCgttgcgaaattttattttttctgtgcATACATATTCATGAGATGACCTCAATTCTTATATTAGTTTGGATCTCATGCTTCAGAAATGATTGTTCAATATTGAATCTGTTACGGCAATCCAAAGAATTGTCACTTCCAATGCAATAGATGAAAGTTTTCGCACTTTTCACATAGAATGAACGTCGTCTTTTGCATGCTAAAACTACCTCATCAACATTTAGGATCCAAAAAATTACTCTGCTCAATCAAAACACTTCTCGTCCATTTTTGCAAACTGAGTTCATAATTTCTACACCTATGTccctgttttatttgaaattcaatatcagTACCTATTCCACACAATAAAGTGGGAAGACTCTGATTACTATTCAAGGACAGAATATTTTGTAAACGCAACGCCCAGGCTGGCTAGAAACAACACACTTTAGACCAAACATTACACTGAAAAACTTCACATTATCTTAGAGTTCGTACCATCTAATTGCTTTCAAGAACGTGCTCCTTGTACAGTTTACTTGAAGCTACATGTAACACAGAGTATATTTGAACCATAATTCTATCCTTGTATGTTGACATATGAATGATAATGTTTGCacagtattaaaaaaaaaatattttaatcagCCActtatgaattttaatttacacTGGTCCACtcaaattcattgtcaaacaTAGTTCCTTGCTTATAAAAGGCATTAACTCCAGGTAGTGATAGTATTTACTATCACTTCTGTCATCGACTAATTATATAatcgttttatttcatcatcacttttttttactcagTCTGCGGTACGTTGTTATTAGTAGGATGATCTCTCCTTTTAAGACACAGATGTGTGGGCCCTGTCTCTCTGTCATGCATAATAAATGCTTGATTCAAGAATGAATAAACCCAATCTTCTGCCCCTCCACCTCCCTCCCCGCCCCTTTCTTACACGTATATTGATGTATTAATCTCCTGCTTCTCTGTTACTCCATATGCAATTCACTTTCATTGATGATATGAAGCAACGAGCATGTCTGAATACAATAAGACATTGAACGTAATAACAGAAAACTTAAATTAATGTATTCCAAAGGTTGCTACAAATATAATCAAATGGAAAAAACACCTGGAAATTTCACTGAAAGCTAGATATTTGACTTTGATTCAAATATCAACTATgctaataaacaaaatatgcTTATAAGCTCTATAAGCATAATAGAACATAGTGCCTAGTGTCCAGCTTTATGTTTAGAGACGTGTCACAGCAAAAACTGCGATGTTACTTTTAAATAATCCCAGGCAGTGTCACACTTTTaattgtaatatacatatatatgtaacaaATTGGGAAATGTTCTTGAAGCTTTAATGCTGCACTTTGCATTAGGATATATAAATTTCTACACATTGACAATATTGTACAATGATTTTTCAGGATACGGCCTCAGGTTGCTCGTGAGGTTATAGACATGTGCAGAGTATGTACACAGGTACCGCCAGGAGAGCCACAGGTCTTCCTTGGGCCAGACAAAGCCTTCACATACGATCATGTTTTCGATACTGGCGTTGGACAAAATACCATATATGAGGCTTGTGTTGCACGTCTGGTGGACGGTGCTCTAGATGGCTACAATGCTACTGTTCTTGCTTATGGTCAAACTGGCTCTGGAAAAACTTACACCATGGGAACAGGTTTCGATGTCGAAGTAGATGATAGCGTGATCGGCATAATTCCTAGAGCCATTACACACTTATACAATGGTATATTAGAAAAACAAGAGCGTGCCAGAGAACGCGGACAAATGCCACCAGAGTTCAAGGtgaagttttcaaaaattttgattaactACAAAGATTTATTGATTTCACATTAAAACGAAGACATAATGATGATTGAATATAATTCACACATCTTTGAGCTACATAGAGAACTTGAAATTACCACTGAAGCATGATTTTACGTTGagtgaaaatactttttgcTACAGGTGACTGCACAATTTCTCGAATTATACAACGAAGAACTCAAAGACTTGTTAGAGCCAGGTGGTCCAAGGGGAGGAGCTCGTATTCACGAAGACACGACAGGAAGTATTCATTTGACGGGTGTAGAGCCAAGGATTGTGACTAGTCCAGAAGATGCTTTGGAGTGTTTGCGACTTGGAGCTCTCTCACGAACAACTGGCTCAACACAAATGAATACACAGTCTTCAAGGTCGCATGCAATATTTACACTGCATGTCAAACAGCAACGTTGTGTCAAAGTTGAAGACCCTGATGCCGACGTTGACACTAGCGGCACCGAACCTGCTAGTGAGTTTGAAACTCTAACTGCTAAGTTTCATTTTGTCGACTTGGCAGGGTCAGAAAGACTTAAACGAACTGGAGCTACCGGAGAAAGAGCTAAAGAAGGAATATCTATCAATTGCGGTTTGGTAAGTATCTACTTTAAGGTATATAGTGTTAAAGAATAAGGCTAATCAACTGATATCGGAGGTTATCTCAAAGAATTTTAGAAATGTAAAACCATTTGATTAGAACGCagagatttttaattttggcTTGGTTGTCAATAGAATAGTCTTTGATAGATATCTTTTGCTTTAATGGTAGTTGGCACTTGGTAATGTAATATCAGCCCTTGGAGACACAACGAAAAAAGCCCTCCATGTACCTTATCGAGATTCCAAGCTAACAAGGCTACTGCAGGACTCGTTGGGAGGAAATAGTCAAACGGTTATGATAGCATGTGTCTCGCCAAGTGACCGTGATTTCATGGAAACACTGAGTACCTTGAAATACGCTAATAGAGCAAGAAACATAAAGAACAAGGTGACAATAAATCAAGACAAGAGTTCGCGAACAATTGCTTCTCTTCGCAGAGAAATACAGCAGCTACAACTTGAATTAATGGAGTACAGGCAGGGTGAGTTGAGTGCTGCTGATTCAATTAGATGTTCACATCTAATCGTTTAATGAAACTAATGAATTTCTTGAAGGCAAGAGAGTGGTCGGTGAAGATGGTGTGAACGATGCATGGCACGAGAATCAAATGCTGAACAGTGAATTGACCAGTCTTCGTACTAGAGTCAAAGCTCTTTCTGAAACTGTGGAAGCTCTTACAGCCAAAAACGCTCTTCTATTAGCAGAAAAAGCAGCAGGTCATTGGCTGGCATCTGGAGGAAGTGGCAGCGATGATGTTACCAGCTTAGTGCAAGGCTACTTACAAGAAATTGAAGAACTGCGTGCTCGATTACTCGAAGCAGAAGCGATGTATCAGCAGTTGAAAAAGCGACAAGTTCAAGTAAATTACTTATAAAGTTATGGTAATTGATcccttttttgttttacaatgATTGATTTATGTGTGTTTATTTCCTACGTTTAACAGGTTAATGCAGCTAATCTGTATGGTGAACCGTCCTATGTATTTCATAACGACTCTTCTTCTGTCCTGGCAGAAGCTAAGAAAGAACTTCAGAAAGAAATTAACACATTGGCAGCATTAAAAGAACAGCATACACCTAATTCTAACACTTCTGCAAAAGTAGAAGGAGAAGATGGAGAGCAGGAGGAAAATGATAATGTTCACGAATTCATGAGCGAAGATGAATCTGAGGACGATGCAGATCGCAAaggtaaatttgaatttgttttatttatcttgATATACGTATGCAAGGTATTTACCTACGGCGTTTTTAACTTCTATTTTATTCTCCgtagaagaagatgaagaggaaGAAGCTATGGGGCGAGAGTTAGAAGCTCTGACGTCGGACATAGATGTTAAGCAGCGTTTAATTCAAGAATTGGAATTGTCACAAAGAAGGCTGCTAACAATGAAACAACATTACGAAGACAAATTGACTCAATTGCAAGCACGTATTAAAAATACTACTGAAGAGCGCGATAAAGTACTATCATCCTTACAGCAACACCCTGCTCCTCCAACTgagaaagttaaaaaattacgaGATGAGTACGAGCGAAAATTATCGTCAATGCAAAAAGAGATGCGATTACTTCAGTCTGCCAAAAAAGAACATGCGCGATTATTGCGCAGTCAATCTCAAAGTGAGAATAGGCTTAGAGGATTGAGAAATGAGTTGGCAGAGATGAAGAGAGCAAAAGTTAAGCTACTGAACAAGATGAGAGAAGAGGCCCAGAGGCATAAAGAGAATGAATTGAGACGCAATAGAGAGATAGCTCAACTGCGTAAAGAAAGTCGTAAAAATGCGAATATGATTAGGAATTTAGAGgcggataaaaaaatgaaggaaGTGGTACTACGACGAAAGCAGGAAGAGGTAACGGCACTCAGGAAACGGGATAGAGGTTTGAGTCAGAAGGCAGCTGGTAGGACAGTACTAAAAGAAAAGAGTCCAAAGGCCCTTAAACAAAGATGGCAAACGTTTGAAAGAACTATTACAAAGCAGGCATTGGCAAAACAGGCTGCAGCTGAAACTGAAAGAGAAATGGAAAGGCTTTTACAGGAGCGAGAAGAGTTGGGAAGAGATTTAGAAAGACTTCAAAAACGAAGAGCTGTTGCTTCTGCTGCAAATGGTGACACTGCTGACATAGACGAAGAAATTGATAATGTTAAGAGTAAAATAAGCTACCTACAGGTAAGTCTGGCAATTCATGCAATAACCAGCATTAATAATATCTACTTATTTTAGTGTAAAGTTTATTCATAGTAAAcgtaattattaaatataaacaaaattttattacaggaTAGTATAGCTGACTGTCAACGTGATATGGTGGAAATGGGTGAAGTAGAAGGCGAGAGTGAGCCAGGCGCTGAGGTTCTGCTTGCCACAATCAAGTCGGTTGACGAAGCACGCTATTTATTAGAAAGAATGCTCGCATTTACCGTAGAACAAAGTTGTATGGCAGCACAGAGGCAATCAGAAGTTCGTGACATGGAAACTAGATTGAACCAAGTTTCGCAGGAAAGCGATGTGCAACATCAGCTACTTGAACATGTGCTGAGAGATCGAGATTTACTTTCACTTACCAACAATCATCAAAATAATTCTTCTATCTATAGCCCTAATAGTTCAAGAAGTTCTTCGCCAGACAAGTAAGTTTCGTACACGATTTGAGGTAAATCTATGAAATGAAACAACACTATTTTAGCGCACTTGAACATTTATTATTCCTTGCGGTCCTGATTACGTCCACATAACTGTTTTTCCAGCAATGACAGCTACAACCAAGTAATTTCTGGAACTGATGATAAACAACAGAAAAGCAACAAAGTTCGACGGAGGACCACACAGCCACAGGAGCTACTTTACGGTGTTGCAGTCGGTTCAGATACAATAAAAGCAGATGAAgatcaaaatcaaaatcacaACCATCCACTCACAAGGGTGCCCAGCGCTCCTGGCAGTCTGAAGTAAGCATGTCAAATCAGAATTGGACCAAAGCTTCACATACATTGCGAATCTTGAATagtatatatttcaaatttactaGAGGTTTTATTGAATATGATGATTATTTAATGACATCATTGAGAAAATAACTTATTCATAATTAGCTTTGGTACATTCGACATATGAATCAGTACTTACTCCTCATTAGCATGTCAACTAAtacttgatttattttacaacgatttgtgtcattgattaaattttccgTACTGTAATGATTAATTTAGAGGTTTGGTACTGACTAGAAGTCAATACGGAGTGGGAGTGGTTGTTGGCTCACCAACGCTAACTCGTCGTGATAGTACCTCACCAAGGCCTCTGCGACGACCCCTCCATCCTGGAGGAGGCTCCATGTGAGTGACAATGGTTCAACACGTCTTTACCCTTGCACTCCTTGTATATCTCTGTTTCAATGCCTTGTACAATGCACTGATTTCTACTGTGTTTCCTTCAGATAAGCAATAAGTACGAATTATAGCTCGCTACAAAATAGAGTAACAttcaaaagtaaatatatttattccctatatattacatacgaaCATAATGTATTGATAGAAATGCCTATCTATGGATAAATTATCTTTTTTGTATAAAgtattgattaattttttatgcaatCATCTGATATTCGATATAAATTTCTAACATAACAATAAATACATGCATAAACTCTTGACATGCTAAACAAACGTGTACCAATCAACTACCTAGTCACATACACGgacaaatatcttttgatGAGAATCACATTTGTTGCCAAACCTTGATGTTAATATTGTAGCTGCTAAAAGAACAACTAACATATACTAACGATCTTCTCATATCAAGTAAGTACAGGACAGTAGATTGCTTGTTTATATCTAATTAATCCCCTTTAGTGATGTGAATTaatgttttacataaaattgGGAAATAAACATTTCTAATATTTgtagatgattttttttttctgcagcATAAATAAATTCCAAAACGTATTACATTTGTCACAATAAACCATTCCCAATGATCATACAACAATAAACTCTTCAACGTCTAACACACTTCTACCAAGAAACACATCaacaattatacaaaaaagTATTGTagatttataatgaaaatgaaccattatctaatttaaatttatcacaAGTTAAGCCAACAGTTGATCAAACTATAACATTGCCATAAGATTCGTGTACATCTGTAAGTCGAGTTGTGCACTGTACttgtgataaaattaatttttatcgtctCTCTCTGCAGTTGGCAAACAGACAATGTGCAATTCTCCTAAAAGGAATTCGTCCGTGCTTTAAAATCAATCGTTCGCACTTGCATGTGTAGTAGCCCCGACCTAGCAAAGCATGGTAATCAGCCTGGGATGCATCTAATCTGACTAACGCGTTAACATAACAAACAACCTAACCAGGGAACAGGTAGGACTGACGGATGTATCATCACCACCTGGTTCGCCAACTGCTTATCGTCGATTCAATAGTAGAgaagaaaatgtattttcaagGCTGACTGCCAGTAGGCAGCCATTGCCTTCCGACCCTCAACCTACTAGAGGAGTCATCTCCCAATATCAAGGAAAGGTAAGTATACTTCAAGCCGTTTTGATTGAGAAAAGGATGATTTATGTGAAGTGCGAAAATACATTTACATTAGTTGAAGAATTGGATTCTATAATACAGACTTCTGTTATTTTACAGGCACAGCCCAGAGCAATTTTGCAATGTAGTCATATAGCAGAAGGACATAGCAAGGCTGTTCTTACTATTTGTGCTACTAATGATCGTCTTTTCAGTGGTTCCAAAGGTACAATACTGAAAATCTGTAAAGTGAATTGAAGTAAAATCATCTGCAAAGTTAATTTGACATAATTTTCATGTGCAGATCGTACAGTGAAAGTTTGGGACCTGGAAACTGGGCTGGAAAGTCTCACACTGAGTGGTCATCCCAATAATGTTGTAGCAGTAAAATATTCTGTTGAACACCGCCTGCTTTTTAGTATATCAGCAGCATATGTAAAAGTTTGGGATTTACGAGCTGGAAACTCTTGTGTCAAAACGCTCTTTTCATCTGGTCAAGCTCAGAGCGGCCCTCTGGCTCTATCAACACCATCTAGAACTCTTCAACTTCCTGTTGGAGAGACAACAATAAATGACGTGGCTCTAAGTCTTG from Neodiprion lecontei isolate iyNeoLeco1 chromosome 1, iyNeoLeco1.1, whole genome shotgun sequence includes these protein-coding regions:
- the LOC107222015 gene encoding uncharacterized protein LOC107222015, with translation MYLKHDPGESVRTIGENWSCDETPNPVPVDPWACGRMTVCKAQSTPSETKPCSVPCSSTVDVDPLILVPTFTGSSFETDSRQSSNAEELTRENRDLEPDAVADSERLLSSLGDGTSSASLSQGQRSIFTRTISMAKANLPVISIT
- the LOC107222024 gene encoding kinesin-like protein KIF21A isoform X1; this encodes MMADDSSVRVAVRIRPQVAREVIDMCRVCTQVPPGEPQVFLGPDKAFTYDHVFDTGVGQNTIYEACVARLVDGALDGYNATVLAYGQTGSGKTYTMGTGFDVEVDDSVIGIIPRAITHLYNGILEKQERARERGQMPPEFKVTAQFLELYNEELKDLLEPGGPRGGARIHEDTTGSIHLTGVEPRIVTSPEDALECLRLGALSRTTGSTQMNTQSSRSHAIFTLHVKQQRCVKVEDPDADVDTSGTEPASEFETLTAKFHFVDLAGSERLKRTGATGERAKEGISINCGLLALGNVISALGDTTKKALHVPYRDSKLTRLLQDSLGGNSQTVMIACVSPSDRDFMETLSTLKYANRARNIKNKVTINQDKSSRTIASLRREIQQLQLELMEYRQGKRVVGEDGVNDAWHENQMLNSELTSLRTRVKALSETVEALTAKNALLLAEKAAGHWLASGGSGSDDVTSLVQGYLQEIEELRARLLEAEAMYQQLKKRQVQVNAANLYGEPSYVFHNDSSSVLAEAKKELQKEINTLAALKEQHTPNSNTSAKVEGEDGEQEENDNVHEFMSEDESEDDADRKEEDEEEEAMGRELEALTSDIDVKQRLIQELELSQRRLLTMKQHYEDKLTQLQARIKNTTEERDKVLSSLQQHPAPPTEKVKKLRDEYERKLSSMQKEMRLLQSAKKEHARLLRSQSQSENRLRGLRNELAEMKRAKVKLLNKMREEAQRHKENELRRNREIAQLRKESRKNANMIRNLEADKKMKEVVLRRKQEEVTALRKRDRGLSQKAAGRTVLKEKSPKALKQRWQTFERTITKQALAKQAAAETEREMERLLQEREELGRDLERLQKRRAVASAANGDTADIDEEIDNVKSKISYLQDSIADCQRDMVEMGEVEGESEPGAEVLLATIKSVDEARYLLERMLAFTVEQSCMAAQRQSEVRDMETRLNQVSQESDVQHQLLEHVLRDRDLLSLTNNHQNNSSIYSPNSSRSSSPDNNDSYNQVISGTDDKQQKSNKVRRRTTQPQELLYGVAVGSDTIKADEDQNQNHNHPLTRVPSAPGSLKGLVLTRSQYGVGVVVGSPTLTRRDSTSPRPLRRPLHPGGGSMEQVGLTDVSSPPGSPTAYRRFNSREENVFSRLTASRQPLPSDPQPTRGVISQYQGKAQPRAILQCSHIAEGHSKAVLTICATNDRLFSGSKDRTVKVWDLETGLESLTLSGHPNNVVAVKYSVEHRLLFSISAAYVKVWDLRAGNSCVKTLFSSGQAQSGPLALSTPSRTLQLPVGETTINDVALSLDEKELYTATSDKVRIWDLRKLTYSGRLSTAHTAAVMCLAVASDGRVITGSKDHLIALVEPNTSGQSVSLAPPHYDGVQCLATYGSTLFSGSRDMCIKRWDLQKMELVQSLNNAHKDWVLGLCTVNHGSVLISGCRGGLLRAWSVPRDQSGECSLLGEVRAHSSAINAVVTNQQHIFTASNDGSLKLWHYYKRDQRQRSNSLRR
- the LOC107222024 gene encoding kinesin-like protein KIF21A isoform X2: MMADDSSVRVAVRIRPQVAREVIDMCRVCTQVPPGEPQVFLGPDKAFTYDHVFDTGVGQNTIYEACVARLVDGALDGYNATVLAYGQTGSGKTYTMGTGFDVEVDDSVIGIIPRAITHLYNGILEKQERARERGQMPPEFKVTAQFLELYNEELKDLLEPGGPRGGARIHEDTTGSIHLTGVEPRIVTSPEDALECLRLGALSRTTGSTQMNTQSSRSHAIFTLHVKQQRCVKVEDPDADVDTSGTEPASEFETLTAKFHFVDLAGSERLKRTGATGERAKEGISINCGLLALGNVISALGDTTKKALHVPYRDSKLTRLLQDSLGGNSQTVMIACVSPSDRDFMETLSTLKYANRARNIKNKVTINQDKSSRTIASLRREIQQLQLELMEYRQGKRVVGEDGVNDAWHENQMLNSELTSLRTRVKALSETVEALTAKNALLLAEKAAGHWLASGGSGSDDVTSLVQGYLQEIEELRARLLEAEAMYQQLKKRQVQVNAANLYGEPSYVFHNDSSSVLAEAKKELQKEINTLAALKEQHTPNSNTSAKVEGEDGEQEENDNVHEFMSEDESEDDADRKEEDEEEEAMGRELEALTSDIDVKQRLIQELELSQRRLLTMKQHYEDKLTQLQARIKNTTEERDKVLSSLQQHPAPPTEKVKKLRDEYERKLSSMQKEMRLLQSAKKEHARLLRSQSQSENRLRGLRNELAEMKRAKVKLLNKMREEAQRHKENELRRNREIAQLRKESRKNANMIRNLEADKKMKEVVLRRKQEEVTALRKRDRGLSQKAAGRTVLKEKSPKALKQRWQTFERTITKQALAKQAAAETEREMERLLQEREELGRDLERLQKRRAVASAANGDTADIDEEIDNVKSKISYLQDSIADCQRDMVEMGEVEGESEPGAEVLLATIKSVDEARYLLERMLAFTVEQSCMAAQRQSEVRDMETRLNQVSQESDVQHQLLEHVLRDRDLLSLTNNHQNNSSIYSPNSSRSSSPDNNDSYNQVISGTDDKQQKSNKVRRRTTQPQELLYGVAVGSDTIKADEDQNQNHNHPLTRVPSAPGSLKGLVLTRSQYGVGVVVGSPTLTRRDSTSPRPLRRPLHPGGGSMEQVGLTDVSSPPGSPTAYRRFNSREENVFSRLTASRQPLPSDPQPTRGVISQYQGKAQPRAILQCSHIAEGHSKAVLTICATNDRLFSGSKDRTVKVWDLETGLESLTLSGHPNNVVAVKYSVEHRLLFSISAAYVKVWDLRAGNSCVKTLFSSGQAQSGPLALSTPSRTLQLPVGETTINDVALSLDEKELYTATSDKVRIWDLRKLTYSGRLSTAHTAAVMCLAVASDGRVITGSKDHLIALVEPNTSGQSVSLAPPHYDGVQCLATYGSTLFSGSRDMCIKRWDLQKMELVQSLNNAHKDWVLGLCTVNHGSVLISGCRGGLLRAWSVPRDQSGECSLLGEVRAHSSAINAVVTNQQHIFTASNSGEVKLWRIPDASLIMSVSTVSL